Sequence from the Planktothrix sp. FACHB-1365 genome:
TAGGATTCTTTTTCTATACGATTCGAGTTCCTGCTATTTTCTTTCTGGGATTTTGGTTTGTACAACAAGCCTTTAATGGTTTAATTTCATTAGGAGTTCCTGCTAATGTGGGAATGCAGCAAGGCGGTGTAGCCTATTGGGCACACGCTGGCGGATTCATTTTTGGGGCTATTCTGGGGCCGTTATTAGGCTTATTTTCCCGTCCTTCCCCTGGAAGATATAATGAATATTGGCAGTAAGGTTAAATGATTTACAGATTTTATAAAGTTTTTTCTATATTTTTTAAGATCTTTATTCAGCGAGTCTGGGTTGAGGTCTTTTATTGTATTCAAAATAAGTTTAACCCTCGAATGTGGTAATTTGTCATGTGAGCTTAGGAATGCTAAAATCACTCACAAGAATACTGTTGACGGAGAATAGAGAAAATGCTCTTTGCGCCAGTTGAAGAAAAAATGTGGGAGAAATCTTCCTCAAAACGTCAAAAAAAAATGTCGGATGGAGAAATTAATGATAAATACTCCTCCCAAGAAAACCGCATCCTAACTGAAATTAATCGTGAAAAGCTGCCTAGCTTTGCTGAGGCTTTAAAAAAAAACGGATATATGAATGTACAACCCGTTTACCAAAGAAGACCTCGATGGGATGACAAGATGAAGTCACGATTAATTGAGTCATTCCTAATTAATATCCCTGTTCCACCCATTATTCTGTTTGAAATAGATTACAACTCTTATGAAGTCATGGATGGTCAACAGAGAATTACAGCAATTAAAGAGTTCTATGAAAACAAACTCAAACTAACAGGACTCGAACTTTGGCCAGAAATCAATGGACGTACTTATGATCAACTTCCAATTAAAGTTAAAGCAGGAATTGATCGTCGATCCATCTCATCTATTGTTATTATTGCAGAATCAACTTCTGATCCTGAAACAGCTTTGTTCCTCAAACAGAAAAGTTTTGAACGCTTTAATACCGGAGGCGTAGATTTAAGTCAGCAGGAAGTACGGAATTGTTTGTATCATGGGAAGTTTAATTCATTATTACTAGAATTATCTCGTCATCCTATCTTTACTCAATCTTGGGGAATTCCTATCGATGAAAATGACCCTGATTTATTAAACAATAATCTTTATAAAAAAATGGAGGATGCAGAATTAGTGCTTCGTTTCTTTGCTTTAAGGAATGTAGACCATTTTCAACGAGGAATGGAAGGATTTCTTGATCTTTATATGATCAAAAGTTCAAATTTTTCTGATGAGGATATTTTAGTTCTAAAGGAAGTTTTTTTAGAAACAATTCGTCTAGCTTACGAAATTTATAACGATAATTTATTCAAACCCTTTGATCCAAAATCTAGGACTTGGAAGAAAGATTCCTATAAAGCTTATTATGATGCGGTCATGGTTGGATTTAATCGGCATTTGGATGAAGCTGAAATTTTAATTAATCAAAAACAAAAAATTATTGAAGAAACAAAGAAACTCTTTGAACGGGAAGAATCACGTCTTTTAACAGGAGGTGGAAAAAGTAAAGCAGAAATTCAACAACGAATCCAAATCTTTGATGATATGCTATTGCAGGTTATTGGAGAATAGCTTGCAATGTTTGAGAATCTTTTAGAAACATCCAGTATAAAAATTGCAACTGTTCGTGCAATGCTCCAGACTAATGATAGACTTAGGGCAATTGTTTTTGGAAAACAAAGTTTAAATAAAGATCCATTGCCGGAAAATAATGATTTTCTGGAATTGGCTCAAGAATTTCCTGGAGAAATTGAATGGAAAATCTATGACCACTGTGCTACTGTAATGCGATTGTACGCCATTTATGAACGATTTGTTGAAGATTTAATCTCCGAATGGTTACAACTTTTACCTGAGTTAATTTCCAGTTATTCCGATTTAGATGAAACAATTCAAAATACCCATCGAGAGGGAATTGGACGATTATTAATATACCCGAAAAAGATACGATTTGAAGACCCTGAAAACCAAAATCTATCTATTTATTATAAAAAAGTGGTTCAAGGGTTTTTGGCTGCCCTTAGTGATCATGAAAAATACGAGTTACTTCCTGAAATTTTTATATTCCATGAACAAAATTTAAGAAAGGATGCGTTAGTGGAATTATTCACTAACGCGGGAATTGAAAAGGCTTGGGAATGGATTATTCACTATCGACAGATTAAATATTTTATAGAGCAAGTCCGAGGAAATCAAAATACCGCCGAAGCAGAACTTAAACAATTTATTCACTATCGGAATAAAGCAGCACATGGATCAATTAATGAAATTTTAGGAATTCAAGAATTGCTATATTTAGCAGATTTTGTCGAAGCATTATGCCAAGCTTTAGCTGAATTAGTAACTTATCAAATCCTTTTAAAAAAAGTATCCATTGGACAAGCTCAAAAAGTTGGACGAGTTACGGAGTGGTTTAAAAAGCAAAAAGCAGCCATCGTAATAGTAGAGAATATAACTTTATCTGTAGGAGATAAGTTATTTCTAGTAAATGAAGAATCCTCTTATTGTTCTTTGACGAGAATTGAGAGTATTCAAATAGACAGTCAACCTAGAAATGAAGTTAAAATATCTTCTCCTACAGAAGTGGGATTAAAGTTTAATATTGATACTCGAAAAGGATTTAGCCTGTATCTAATCAATTAAAGTTACTACTTCTAATATTTCCTGAAGGAATAGAAGCAATTAATTGACGAGTATAAGCTTGTTTGGGATGGCGATAAATTTCCTCGGCGGTTCCCATTTCTTCAATTTTTCCTTGATTCATTACAATCATGCGATCGCTCATAAATTTAACCACACTTAAATCATGGGAAATAAAAATATAAGTGAGATTAAATTCCCCTTGTAACTCTTTCAATAAGTTCAATACTTGCGCCTGTACCGACACATCCAACGCTGAAACAGATTCATCACAAATAATAAATTTAGGGTTCAATGCTAACGCTCTGGCGATACAAATTCGTTGGCGTTGTCCCCCTGAAAATTCATGGGGATAACGACGCATTAAATCAGGATTTAACCCAACTCTTTCTAATAAATAAGCCACGCGATCGCGTTTTTCTTGAAACGTTTGTCCGACTGAATGAATAATTAACGGTTCCATGACCGCATCCCCAATGCTGATTCTAGGGTCAAGGGAACTAAAGGGATCTTGAAAAATAATTTGCAGATTCCGTCTGACCCAACGCATTTTTTGATTAAATTGTTGTTGATTTTGGTAATTTTTAAACCCACTAAATATCGAGGTTTCTAACGGAGGAGCCGTAATATCCTGACCTTCAAAAAAGACTTGACCACTCAAAGGTCTAATCAGTTGTAAAATCGCTCTGGATAAGGTACTTTTTCCGCAGCCTGACTCTCCCACTAACCCTAATGTTTCCCCCGAATAGACATCAAAGGAAACATCATTAACCGCCATTAATAATCGTTTGGTTTTTCCTAATATTCCTGGGATTTTAAACGCAACTCTTAAATTTTTAACCGATAAAAGAGGCTGATCTGAGGGTAAACTCGATAAAAATGCCTTAGATTTTAAAGCAATATTATTATAACTTTTAACAGGTTCTACTAAAGTTTTTTCTCGGATTTCTACCTCTCCATTATCCAGCGTAATAATATCCATAAAATCAGCCACCGTTGGTAAACGTTCAGCCGGAGTATCTAACGTGGGACGACAAGCTAATAATCCTTTTGTATAGGGATTTTGAGGGGTTGTAAAAATTTGCTGAATTGTTCCAGATTCAACTATTTTCCCTTGGAACATCACCGCCACTTGATCCGCAATTTGAGCTACAATTCCTAAATCATGGGTAATAAAAATCATCGCCATTCCTCGGCGTTCTTGTAATTCTTGAAGTAAATCTAATATTGTGGCTTGTACAGTAACATCTAACGCCGTTGTCGGTTCATCTGCAATTAATAATATCGGGTTACAAGAAATTGCCATTGCAATCATCACCCGTTGCAATTGTCCCCCCGATAATTCATGGGGATATCGATCTAACATGGCTCGTTTTTGAGCATTAATTTGTTGAATAACTTCTCGTTTTCGGCTCCGTTTATCTTGTAATTCCTGGGGAGAACGAGAGATTGATTGATGTTTTTGTGCTTCTAACGCTTGCTGCATTAATTCATCATCACTGGGGAGTAATTTCACTTCTTGTAATAATGATGCGGCTTTCCACATCGCTTGTTTGGGGGAAACCTGTTCATGCTGCATAATGGCTTCTGTTAATTGAAACCCAATGGTAAAAACAGGGTTCAAAGAGGTCATGGGTTCCTGAAAAATCATGGAAATTTGACCGCCTCGATAGGTTTGTTTTTGAGTTGGTGAAAGTTGTAATAAATTAACAGGTTGAGAATAGGGACTATAATCTTCAGATTCAGGAATTTGAAACCCAATTTCTCCCTCTACTTTCGCGGTGGCGCTGGAAAGTAACCCCATAATAGCCAAGGCGGTCACGGATTTTCCTGAACCGGACTCTCCGACAATTCCTAACGTTTCTCCCCGTCCCACCTGAAAGGAAATTCCATCAACGGCGGTAACAGTCCGTTCATCGGTGTCAAACTCAACCCGCAGATTATTCACATTCAGAACAACATATTGCATGGAAGTTACCGCCTTTATACATTATCTATATCTTGAATCAATTTAACAGAAGATGGGAAAATAGGGGATAAAATGGCGTCGCACTAACCCGAAAGGATGGCATCAATGTTAAAATCCGAAAATAGAAACAAATAGCCACTTTACTCAATTATGAATATTAAAGCTATTATTCACGAGGCAGAAGAGGGAGGGTATTGGGCAGAAGTTCCTGCACTCCCTGGATGTGTGACCCAAGGGGAAACTTGGGAAGAAGTGATGGGAAATCTGCAAGAAGCGATAGAAGGTTGGTTAGAGGTGGCAAATGAAACTCAACTTCAGGTTGAGTTTAAGTGATTGTTAGGGAAACTTTAAATGATGTTAACAGATTATATTTATGTAGCCATGAATTGAGCAAAATATGAGATTTTAGAGGATGGGATATTTTATGGAGAAATCCCCAACTGTCAGGGAGTTTGGAGTAGTGGCAAAACCTTAGAAGAATGTCGAGAAAATTTACAAGATGCGTTAGAAGGATGGATCATTTTAGGGTTACGTTTAGGTCATCAATTACCGATTTTAGAAAATATCAAGATATGATTAAACGTTAAGCGATCGCTTTCTATTATATCTTAATTCCCTAATCTGTTATCCCCTCAACTATTTTGATTTCTTCTTCTGTTAATCCATATAATTGATAAACCAGTTGATCAATTTTTGTTTCAAAATTCTTAACATCTTCCTCTTGAGGATTAAGACATTTTTCAACAAGGTTTGTTATGGCTTGACACTCTGATTGGCTGGAGGTGGGAATAGGGAAATCTTTCATAAATATTGAGCTTGGTTCGTAGAAATCCCCCTGTAATTTTGATAGTAAATTCTGAAACAAAAACCCCACAACCCTAGAGTTAAGAACTGCGAGTAGAAATTTATCAGGGGTAGGAATAATAAATGCTTTCTGATTTGTATAATAGCCTAATTCATCCCAAGCAAATTCATTACTCTTACAAATATTTGGATAAATAATTTTAGATTCTTCAAATTCTTTCCAGTAAATACAAGATCGCAATTCCCAAAAGAATTTACCCTGATCACATCTTTTAATTAAGGCTTCCTTAAATTGATTAAAATATTGAAAAATCCCAGGATATGTGTTATAAAAAATCTTTTCTGCTTCTTTTTCTGGTTGATCAGACCAAGGATGTTTTTTATTTTCAGAAGACTCAATTTTGATCAAATATTGATCAGCAAAATCTACTCGCCATTTTTTAACATCACGACCACGCAGCAAAGGTTTAATAACTTCCGCAGACGAAGAATGTTCAGCGATTAATTTATCTCTTGTTTGGCGATCAATGATAAAAGCCTCGTTAAATCCTGTTTTAATACCATAATAAAATCTACCATTTACATATTCTCCTAACGGTGTACCAGTATTTCGCAGTTTCGCCAGCAAGTCCAAAACCTGAGAAGATTCTAGTCGCCAACCATCAGATTTTAAGTTTCTCTGAGGAATTATCAAACTATCCTGCTCTAAAACCGCCACAAATTGTGAAATATTTTGTTTTTTTGTTAGATCCCATGATAAAGCTTTTAATTCATTCGCGTCAGATTTCAATTTACTTAAAGAGATAATGCTAGGATAAGCGATCGCTTCTTCAAAAACCGGAAAATCACCGAAATCGATTAAATGATAAATCGTTGTTTTATCTCTCAAAAGTTGACGCAACTTTTCACCATAACCTGCTCTCAAATATTTATTAGAGGAGATATAAATTAAATTACCTTTTGCTTTTAATAGATGCAAACCTAATTCATAAAAGTAAACAAATATATCACTAATACCTGTATAACATTGATAATTTTTCTGTAAAATTGCCTTAAATTCCTTAATTTCTTCTTGTCTAATATAAGGCGGATTTCCAATCACCACATCAAACCCAATAAACCTTCCTATATCATCCAAAACTTCAGGAAACTCAAACCGCCATTCAAACGCATTTTCATAAATTTTACCGCTTTCAATTTCCTCAATTTCTATCCTTAACTTATCAATCTCATTATTTAACTTAACAATTTTTTTATCCCGTGCTTTCTGTTCCGCTTTAGTTTCCTCAAATAATAAAAGTTGATTCTCTAAACTATAAACCTCTCCCTCTAACTGTCTTAACTTCGTTTTCTTCGGGTCAGTCCCTTGAAGAGTGGTTTTAAAATTACCTTTAATCGTATTCATTAACTTTTCCATCTCTCGCTTTTGCTGTTTATTCTCAGCATGACGATAGGTTTCAACAGCCTTTTGATAAGTTTCAATGTCAATTTTATTTTTCTTTAACGCTGGTTTTAAATCCGCATCCAAAGGAAACCGACTAATTAACGAGTTACCGCATTTTATATTAATATCAATATTCGGTAAGGTTTCCAATTCAGAATAATTCGTATCTGTTTTATAATAGGCATTTTTTAACAATTCTATCCATAACCTTAACCGACAAATCTTAACCGAGTTGGGGTTAATATCCACCCCAAACAAGCAATTTTCAATCATCGTTTGCTTTTCATGAAATAAAGTTTCTTGAACCCGTTGACTTTCCTGATTTTGAGGGGTATATTTAAACGGTTGATTATCTTCATCGGTAATAATTAATTCATCATTTTCTACCGTAATTTGATATTCTTTTAATCGTCTCCCGCCTTGATCTTGTAAAATCTTCAAATCATGTTTAATGGCGATCAGTTCGTTCAACGCCGAAACTAAAAAATGTCCTGACCCCACCGCCGGATCACAAATTTTAAGACGGTTAATAATTTGATTTGCTTCCGTTCTATCTTCAATTTTATCATATAAATCCTTAAGAGTTTGACAATTCCAACCCTTAATTTCATTGAATTTCTGAACAACCGCTTTTCGCAGAGTTTCTCGACACATATACATGGTAATAAAACCAGGGGTAAAATATGACCCATCTTTATAACCGTTAATTTTCTCGAAAATTAATCCTAAAACCGACGCATTAATTAAGGTTTTTTGTTCCTCTTGAATTCCTTCTGACCCTTCACTACTAAAATCATAAGCATCCAGAAACTCAAATAAATATTGTAGGGTGTTGAGTTCTCCCGTCCGTTTATTTCCGTTACCATCTTTTAAAACCGTTGATGAAAAGATGGGTAGTTTTTCTTCTCTGAGATTACTAATAACAATGGTTTGATGTTCAAGTTCAGTCGGTTCAAACAGGGAACTATTCAAATAAGGAACCTGAGCAAATATTCCTGTTAAATCCGGTTTTCGTTCACTAGATTTAACCGCTAAGACTTGGAAAAATAACCGATCTAAATCACCCAAATCATGAATTTTATTTGTATTTAAAAAAGCAAAATCAGAATTTCCTTTATGGTAAGTGATTAATTGAGATTCTAATAATTTTAAAAATAGAATCCGGTTCATCCAAGTAATGGATAATTCTAACGCAATATTAAAAAGTTGTTCGGGTTCGGTTTCTCCAAATTGTTCGGGGTTTTCCAGTCGAGAAATTTTATCTAAACTATCGAGTTGTAAAATAGCATTTTCAATCAGTGAACCCGGATTTTGTTTATCTTTGGGTAGACGTTGGATCAGTTTTTTATTCTTTTCTTTGGTTTCGGTTAAACCAATAATATACAGTAATTCACTATAAAACCCTTTGTCTAAAGTATTACTATCATTCGCAATGGGTAATTTTAATAAATGTTGAGGAGACAGTAACTTAAATAAAGCGATTAGTTTTTCATCATCTTCAGGGTTATTATTTCTAACCAATTGTTCATAATCTCGAATATCAAAATAAGTAAATATTAGTTCATGTTTAATAGCTTCAATGGCAGGTTTAGCAATTTCCTTATAGAAAAAATCCGTTGTTTTACCCGTTAAGCGTCCGGCTTCAAAATCTTCAAATTGTTGAATTAATGGTTTATTTTCACAAAAATATTTTTCAAAACTCTGAGCATCAAAAATAAACCATTCATAAATATTAGTAATAATTAAATATTTAATTTCTAGGTTTTTATTGTTAATTCGTTCTCTTAAAAAATATAAAACCAACTCTTGTAAAGCTTTTGCGTTCAGGTTTTCGACCTTCACCATTTCAGCTTTATTTTTGGGTTTCTTAACTTCTAAAATAATACCGACACTGCTTTTAGACTCTTTTTGATTGTGAATAACGAGATCGTTTCGTTCTTTGGTATTAATAAAATAGTTAGGACTATAATAGGTATTTTTCAGGAAATCAGCCATGAGATTTTTATGAA
This genomic interval carries:
- a CDS encoding DUF262 domain-containing protein; translation: MLFAPVEEKMWEKSSSKRQKKMSDGEINDKYSSQENRILTEINREKLPSFAEALKKNGYMNVQPVYQRRPRWDDKMKSRLIESFLINIPVPPIILFEIDYNSYEVMDGQQRITAIKEFYENKLKLTGLELWPEINGRTYDQLPIKVKAGIDRRSISSIVIIAESTSDPETALFLKQKSFERFNTGGVDLSQQEVRNCLYHGKFNSLLLELSRHPIFTQSWGIPIDENDPDLLNNNLYKKMEDAELVLRFFALRNVDHFQRGMEGFLDLYMIKSSNFSDEDILVLKEVFLETIRLAYEIYNDNLFKPFDPKSRTWKKDSYKAYYDAVMVGFNRHLDEAEILINQKQKIIEETKKLFEREESRLLTGGGKSKAEIQQRIQIFDDMLLQVIGE
- a CDS encoding MAE_28990/MAE_18760 family HEPN-like nuclease — its product is MFENLLETSSIKIATVRAMLQTNDRLRAIVFGKQSLNKDPLPENNDFLELAQEFPGEIEWKIYDHCATVMRLYAIYERFVEDLISEWLQLLPELISSYSDLDETIQNTHREGIGRLLIYPKKIRFEDPENQNLSIYYKKVVQGFLAALSDHEKYELLPEIFIFHEQNLRKDALVELFTNAGIEKAWEWIIHYRQIKYFIEQVRGNQNTAEAELKQFIHYRNKAAHGSINEILGIQELLYLADFVEALCQALAELVTYQILLKKVSIGQAQKVGRVTEWFKKQKAAIVIVENITLSVGDKLFLVNEESSYCSLTRIESIQIDSQPRNEVKISSPTEVGLKFNIDTRKGFSLYLIN
- a CDS encoding ABC transporter ATP-binding protein encodes the protein MQYVVLNVNNLRVEFDTDERTVTAVDGISFQVGRGETLGIVGESGSGKSVTALAIMGLLSSATAKVEGEIGFQIPESEDYSPYSQPVNLLQLSPTQKQTYRGGQISMIFQEPMTSLNPVFTIGFQLTEAIMQHEQVSPKQAMWKAASLLQEVKLLPSDDELMQQALEAQKHQSISRSPQELQDKRSRKREVIQQINAQKRAMLDRYPHELSGGQLQRVMIAMAISCNPILLIADEPTTALDVTVQATILDLLQELQERRGMAMIFITHDLGIVAQIADQVAVMFQGKIVESGTIQQIFTTPQNPYTKGLLACRPTLDTPAERLPTVADFMDIITLDNGEVEIREKTLVEPVKSYNNIALKSKAFLSSLPSDQPLLSVKNLRVAFKIPGILGKTKRLLMAVNDVSFDVYSGETLGLVGESGCGKSTLSRAILQLIRPLSGQVFFEGQDITAPPLETSIFSGFKNYQNQQQFNQKMRWVRRNLQIIFQDPFSSLDPRISIGDAVMEPLIIHSVGQTFQEKRDRVAYLLERVGLNPDLMRRYPHEFSGGQRQRICIARALALNPKFIICDESVSALDVSVQAQVLNLLKELQGEFNLTYIFISHDLSVVKFMSDRMIVMNQGKIEEMGTAEEIYRHPKQAYTRQLIASIPSGNIRSSNFN
- a CDS encoding type II toxin-antitoxin system HicB family antitoxin; translation: MNIKAIIHEAEEGGYWAEVPALPGCVTQGETWEEVMGNLQEAIEGWLEVANETQLQVEFK
- a CDS encoding type II toxin-antitoxin system HicB family antitoxin gives rise to the protein MLEDGIFYGEIPNCQGVWSSGKTLEECRENLQDALEGWIILGLRLGHQLPILENIKI
- a CDS encoding Eco57I restriction-modification methylase domain-containing protein codes for the protein MNNHPRQPREALNKAFLKVKVSRSDIEQFKANLINLLDQINEKESEEFHKNLMADFLKNTYYSPNYFINTKERNDLVIHNQKESKSSVGIILEVKKPKNKAEMVKVENLNAKALQELVLYFLRERINNKNLEIKYLIITNIYEWFIFDAQSFEKYFCENKPLIQQFEDFEAGRLTGKTTDFFYKEIAKPAIEAIKHELIFTYFDIRDYEQLVRNNNPEDDEKLIALFKLLSPQHLLKLPIANDSNTLDKGFYSELLYIIGLTETKEKNKKLIQRLPKDKQNPGSLIENAILQLDSLDKISRLENPEQFGETEPEQLFNIALELSITWMNRILFLKLLESQLITYHKGNSDFAFLNTNKIHDLGDLDRLFFQVLAVKSSERKPDLTGIFAQVPYLNSSLFEPTELEHQTIVISNLREEKLPIFSSTVLKDGNGNKRTGELNTLQYLFEFLDAYDFSSEGSEGIQEEQKTLINASVLGLIFEKINGYKDGSYFTPGFITMYMCRETLRKAVVQKFNEIKGWNCQTLKDLYDKIEDRTEANQIINRLKICDPAVGSGHFLVSALNELIAIKHDLKILQDQGGRRLKEYQITVENDELIITDEDNQPFKYTPQNQESQRVQETLFHEKQTMIENCLFGVDINPNSVKICRLRLWIELLKNAYYKTDTNYSELETLPNIDINIKCGNSLISRFPLDADLKPALKKNKIDIETYQKAVETYRHAENKQQKREMEKLMNTIKGNFKTTLQGTDPKKTKLRQLEGEVYSLENQLLLFEETKAEQKARDKKIVKLNNEIDKLRIEIEEIESGKIYENAFEWRFEFPEVLDDIGRFIGFDVVIGNPPYIRQEEIKEFKAILQKNYQCYTGISDIFVYFYELGLHLLKAKGNLIYISSNKYLRAGYGEKLRQLLRDKTTIYHLIDFGDFPVFEEAIAYPSIISLSKLKSDANELKALSWDLTKKQNISQFVAVLEQDSLIIPQRNLKSDGWRLESSQVLDLLAKLRNTGTPLGEYVNGRFYYGIKTGFNEAFIIDRQTRDKLIAEHSSSAEVIKPLLRGRDVKKWRVDFADQYLIKIESSENKKHPWSDQPEKEAEKIFYNTYPGIFQYFNQFKEALIKRCDQGKFFWELRSCIYWKEFEESKIIYPNICKSNEFAWDELGYYTNQKAFIIPTPDKFLLAVLNSRVVGFLFQNLLSKLQGDFYEPSSIFMKDFPIPTSSQSECQAITNLVEKCLNPQEEDVKNFETKIDQLVYQLYGLTEEEIKIVEGITD